From the Thermoanaerobaculia bacterium genome, the window GAGAAAATCGGCCCGTGACGATCCGCGGCCGGAGGACGATCGAGTCCCCGCTCCGAAGCCGGATCGCGGCTTTCGACTGGACCGCGATGGCCCGGGACCTCGACGACCGCGGCTTCGCGCGCTCGGGAACGCCGCTCCTGACCCCCGCGGAGTGCGCGGCGCTCGCCTCGCTCTGGGACGATCCCGGCCGGTTCCGGAGCCGCGTCGAGATGGCCCGTCACCGCTTCGGGGAGGGCGAATATCGGTACTTCTCCCGTCCGCTCCCGCGCGCGATCGCCGAAATGCGCGCGGCCCTCTATCCCCGCCTCGCGCCGATCGCCGACGCCTGGATGAAGACGCTCGGGGAACCACGGCGTTTCCCCGCGGCTCTCGGGGGATTCCTCCGCCAGTGCGCGGCCGCCGGCCAGACGAAGCCGACGCCGCTCCTGCTGAAGTACGAGACGGCCGGTTACAACTGTCTGCATCAGGACCTC encodes:
- a CDS encoding 2OG-Fe(II) oxygenase, with protein sequence MTIRGRRTIESPLRSRIAAFDWTAMARDLDDRGFARSGTPLLTPAECAALASLWDDPGRFRSRVEMARHRFGEGEYRYFSRPLPRAIAEMRAALYPRLAPIADAWMKTLGEPRRFPAALGGFLRQCAAAGQTKPTPLLLKYETAGYNCLHQDLYGEAAFPLQAMVPLSEPGVDYTGGEFLLVEQRPRAQSVGTAIVPARGELVIFPNRLRPVRGARGWYRAGVRHGASRILSGTRFALAIIFHDGA